A stretch of Salvelinus alpinus chromosome 4, SLU_Salpinus.1, whole genome shotgun sequence DNA encodes these proteins:
- the pdgfrb gene encoding platelet-derived growth factor receptor beta isoform X2: MRSVRVCTLHLTTILTALLHFCPEFCCLEISPSNSEVVMAAGDSMTITCSGWGTVEWRFKRDDNVPYFGVENQNTTSVLILENVTWSQTGVYVCAEAWTDKTIEVAVFVPDPDVWFIESFHGMVTKTSEEGIIPCVVTNPQINVTLYERDSDMHLKGVYIPSEGYRAPLEDRTYVCRGELNGEEKESQAFYVFSIAVPETIDAYINASKTVLKQGEPLTVNCTVQGVDLVSFSWDYPNRDVDSIEPLTDILSSQKMRSRLIVSKVTLANTGQYACHVHEGVQDQRATANVNITILEQGFVELRSVQDRNVSAQLHQNVELRVEIEAYPPPRVRWTKDDATVNGDNVVITRQEHETRYFSTLTLVRIRTEQKGLYTVHVANGDDAKKLTFDLEVKVPPQITDLSDHHLPGKRHAVTCVAEGVPSPTIQWFSCDSMLKCSNRSTVWQPLVSDPETLSVQTNVSFNESRKVGQVRSQVIFHKPQQVSVRCEASNERGLRRRDVKLVSSTFFSQVAVLAAVLALVVIVIISIIILIAVWRKPRYEIRWKVIESVSLDGHEYIYVDPIHLPYDLAWEMPRDSLVLGRTLGSGAFGRVVEATAYGLGHSQSSTKVAVKMLKSTARRSETQALMSELKIMSHLGPHLNIVNLLGACTKQGPLYLVTEYCRYGDLVDYLHKNKHTFLQYYLEKNQEDSGCRISGGSTPLSQRKGYVSFGSECDGGYMDMSKDEPTVYVPMQELKDTIKYADIQPSPYESPYQHDHYQEQDQTTMDPALFISDSTTLSYTDLIGFSYQVAKGMEFLASKNCVHRDLAARNVLICEGKLVKICDFGLARDIMHDSNYISKGSTFLPLKWMAPESIFHNLYTTLSDVWSYGILLWEIFTLGGTPYPDLPMNELFYSALKRGYRMAKPNHATDEVYEVMQKCWDEKHEKRPEFSFLVHTMGNMLTDSYKKRYCQVNDEFFKSDHPAVVRTKPRLSSPFPTPAITPSTTPDTLQDLNPCPLTGDFRSEADREEVTTSYNDYIIPIPDPKPQEEVFSEANSMPMESPASSLALEDDEADSISQETAEADTIPEEEDLHANQALIPLESSGTPEVEDSFL, from the exons ATGAGGAGTGTCAGAGTATGCACTCTCCATCTGACAACCATTCTTACAG CTCTTTTACACTTCTGTCCTGAGTTCTGTTGCCTGGAGATCTCCCCTAGCAACAGTGAAGTTGTCATGGCAGCGGGTGACTCCATGACCATTACCTGTTCCGGCTGGGGGACGGTCGAATGGAGGTTCAAGCGGGATGACAACGTTCCCTATTTTGGAGTGGAGAACCAGAACACGACCAGTGTTCTCATTCTGGAAAATGTGACGTGGAGCCAAACGGGAGTATATGTCTGTGCCGAGGCTTGGACTGACAAGACTATAGAGGTGGCAGTCTTTGTGCCAG ACCCTGATGTGTGGTTCATTGAGAGTTTCCACGGCATGGTGACCAAGACCAGCGAGGAGGGGATCATCCCGTGTGTGGTCACCAACCCCCAGATCAACGTCACCCTCTACGAAAGAGACAGTGACATGCACCTGAAGGGGGTCTACATCCCAAGTGAGGGCTACAGGGCACCCCTGGAGGACAGGACCTATGTGTGCCGAGGAGAGCTGAACGGGGAGGAGAAAGAGTCCCAGGCTTTCTACGTCTTCAGCATTGCTG TTCCGGAGACGATCGACGCCTACATCAATGCGTCTAAGACGGTGCTGAAGCAGGGCGAGCCTCTGACAGTGAACTGCACGGTGCAGGGAGTGGACCTGGTCTCCTTCTCCTGGGACTATCCCAATAGAGAC GTGGACTCCATTGAGCCTCTGACTGACATCCTATCATCCCAGAAGATGCGCTCACGCCTCATAGTCTCCAAGGTGACGCTGGCCAACACGGGCCAGTACGCGTGTCATGTCCACGAGGGTGTCCAGGACCAGAGAGCCACAGCCAACGTCAACATCACCATCCTTG AGCAAGGCTTCGTGGAGCTGAGGTCCGTCCAGGATCGTAATGTCTCGGCCCAGCTGCACCAGAACGTAGAGCTGAGGGTGGAGATTGAAGCTTACCCCCCTCCACGTGTCCGCTGGACCAAAGATGATGCCACGGTCAACGGGGACAACGTCGTAATCACCAGGCAGGAGCATGAGACCAG GTACTTCAGCACGTTGACCCTGGTGAGGATCAGGACAGAACAGAAAGGCCTCTACACCGTTCACGTCGCCAACGGAGATGACGCCAAGAAATTGACCTTTGATCTAGAGGTCAAAG TCCCCCCTCAGATCACAGACCTGTCGGACCACCACCTCCCTGGGAAGAGGCATGCCGTGACCTGTGTGGCTGAGGGGGTACCTTCCCCCACCATCCAGTGGTTCAGCTGTGACAGCATGCTCAA GTGCAGTAACCGGAGCACAGTGTGGCAGCCCCTAGTGTCAGACCCTGAGACCCTGAGCGTCCAGACCAACGTCAGCTTCAACGAGAGCCGTAAGGTGGGCCAGGTCCGCAGCCAGGTCATCTTCCACAAGCCCCAGCAGGTGAGCGTCCGCTGCGAGGCCAGCAACGAGAGAGGACTCCGCAGGAGGGACGTCAAACTGGTGTCCAGCA CTTTCTTCTCCCAGGTGGCAGTGTTGGCTGCGGTTCTAGCCCTGGTAGTCATCGTCATCATctccatcatcatcctcatcgcTGTGTGGAGGAAG CCTCGCTATGAGATCAGGTGGAAGGTGATCGAGTCAGTGAGTCTGGACGGACATGAGTACATCTACGTTGACCCCATCCATCTGCCCTATGACCTTGCCTGGGAGATGCCTCGAGACAGCCTGGTGTTGG GTCGTACTCTTGGGTCCGGAGCATTCGGCAGGGTGGTCGAAGCGACCGCGTATGGTCTCGGTCATTCCCAGTCCAGCACGAAAGTGGCAGTGAAAATGCTCAAAT CCACGGCCAGGAGGAGTGAGACCCAGGCTCTAATGTCAGAGCTGAAGATCATGAGCCACCTGGGGCCTCACCTCAACATTGTCAACCTGCTGGGGGCCTGCACCAAACAAG GCCCTCTCTACCTGGTGACAGAGTACTGTCGCTATGGAGACCTGGTGGACTACTTACACAAGAACAAGCACACGTTCCTGCAGTACTACCTTGAGAAGAACCAGGAGGACTCTGGCTGCCGCATCTCTGGAGGGAGCACACCTCTCAGCCAGAGGAAAGG CTACGTGTCATTTGGCAGTGAGTGTGATGGTGGTTACATGGACATGAGTAAGGACGAGCCCACAGTGTACGTCCCCATGCAGGAGCTGAAAGACACCATCAAATACGCTGACATCCAGCCTTCTCCCTATGAGTCTCCCTATCAGCACGACCATTACCAGGAACAAG aCCAGACCACAATGGACCCTGCCCTGTTCATCAGTGACTCTACCACCCTCAGCTATACTGACCTCATCGGCTTCAGCTACCAGGTGGCCAAAGGCATGGAGTTCCTCGCCTCCAAGAAC TGTGTCCATCGTGACCTGGCCGCCAGGAACGTGTTGATCTGTGAGGGGAAACTGGTGAAGATCTGTGACTTTGGCCTAGCCAGAGACATCATGCACGATTCCAACTACATCTCCAAAGGCAGC ACATTTCTGCCCCTGAAGTGGATGGCCCCAGAGAGTATCTTCCATAACCTGTACACCACCCTGAGTGACGTGTGGTCCTACGGCATCTTGCTCTGGGAGATCTTCACCCTTG GAGGAACCCCTTACCCTGACCTTCCTATGAATGAGCTGTTCTACAGTGCCTTAAAGAGAGGCTATCGCATGGCCAAACCTAACCACGCCACAGACGAAGT TTATGAAGTCATGCAGAAGTGCTGGGATGAGAAGCATGAGAAGAGGCCAGAGTTCTCCTTTCTGGTGCACACCATGGGGAACATGCTCACTGACAGCTATAAAAAG AGATACTGCCAAGTCAACGACGAGTTCTTCAAGAGTGACCACCCGGCCGTGGTCCGAACCAAACCCaggctctcctcccccttccccacCCCAGCCAtcaccccctccaccacccctgaCACCCTCCAGGACCTCAACCCCTGCCCTCTAACTGGAGACTTTAGATCGGAGGCAGATAGAGAGGAAGTGACGACCTCCTACAATGACTACATCATTCCCATTCCGGACCCCAAGCCTCAGGAGGAAGTCTTCTCCGAGGCCAACAGCATGCCAATGGAAAGCCCCGCGAG CTCTCTGGCTCTGGAGGATGACGAGGCTGATTCCATCTCccaggagacagcagaggcagACACCATTCCAGAAGAGGAGGATCTCCATGCCAACCAGGCTCTGATTCCACTGGAATCTTCTGGAACACCGGAAGTGGAAGACAGCTTCCTATAG
- the pdgfrb gene encoding platelet-derived growth factor receptor beta isoform X1, whose protein sequence is MRSVRVCTLHLTTILTALLHFCPEFCCLEISPSNSEVVMAAGDSMTITCSGWGTVEWRFKRDDNVPYFGVENQNTTSVLILENVTWSQTGVYVCAEAWTDKTIEVAVFVPDPDVWFIESFHGMVTKTSEEGIIPCVVTNPQINVTLYERDSDMHLKGVYIPSEGYRAPLEDRTYVCRGELNGEEKESQAFYVFSIAVPETIDAYINASKTVLKQGEPLTVNCTVQGVDLVSFSWDYPNRDVDSIEPLTDILSSQKMRSRLIVSKVTLANTGQYACHVHEGVQDQRATANVNITILEQGFVELRSVQDRNVSAQLHQNVELRVEIEAYPPPRVRWTKDDATVNGDNVVITRQEHETRYFSTLTLVRIRTEQKGLYTVHVANGDDAKKLTFDLEVKVPPQITDLSDHHLPGKRHAVTCVAEGVPSPTIQWFSCDSMLKCSNRSTVWQPLVSDPETLSVQTNVSFNESRKVGQVRSQVIFHKPQQVSVRCEASNERGLRRRDVKLVSSTFFSQVAVLAAVLALVVIVIISIIILIAVWRKKPRYEIRWKVIESVSLDGHEYIYVDPIHLPYDLAWEMPRDSLVLGRTLGSGAFGRVVEATAYGLGHSQSSTKVAVKMLKSTARRSETQALMSELKIMSHLGPHLNIVNLLGACTKQGPLYLVTEYCRYGDLVDYLHKNKHTFLQYYLEKNQEDSGCRISGGSTPLSQRKGYVSFGSECDGGYMDMSKDEPTVYVPMQELKDTIKYADIQPSPYESPYQHDHYQEQDQTTMDPALFISDSTTLSYTDLIGFSYQVAKGMEFLASKNCVHRDLAARNVLICEGKLVKICDFGLARDIMHDSNYISKGSTFLPLKWMAPESIFHNLYTTLSDVWSYGILLWEIFTLGGTPYPDLPMNELFYSALKRGYRMAKPNHATDEVYEVMQKCWDEKHEKRPEFSFLVHTMGNMLTDSYKKRYCQVNDEFFKSDHPAVVRTKPRLSSPFPTPAITPSTTPDTLQDLNPCPLTGDFRSEADREEVTTSYNDYIIPIPDPKPQEEVFSEANSMPMESPASSLALEDDEADSISQETAEADTIPEEEDLHANQALIPLESSGTPEVEDSFL, encoded by the exons ATGAGGAGTGTCAGAGTATGCACTCTCCATCTGACAACCATTCTTACAG CTCTTTTACACTTCTGTCCTGAGTTCTGTTGCCTGGAGATCTCCCCTAGCAACAGTGAAGTTGTCATGGCAGCGGGTGACTCCATGACCATTACCTGTTCCGGCTGGGGGACGGTCGAATGGAGGTTCAAGCGGGATGACAACGTTCCCTATTTTGGAGTGGAGAACCAGAACACGACCAGTGTTCTCATTCTGGAAAATGTGACGTGGAGCCAAACGGGAGTATATGTCTGTGCCGAGGCTTGGACTGACAAGACTATAGAGGTGGCAGTCTTTGTGCCAG ACCCTGATGTGTGGTTCATTGAGAGTTTCCACGGCATGGTGACCAAGACCAGCGAGGAGGGGATCATCCCGTGTGTGGTCACCAACCCCCAGATCAACGTCACCCTCTACGAAAGAGACAGTGACATGCACCTGAAGGGGGTCTACATCCCAAGTGAGGGCTACAGGGCACCCCTGGAGGACAGGACCTATGTGTGCCGAGGAGAGCTGAACGGGGAGGAGAAAGAGTCCCAGGCTTTCTACGTCTTCAGCATTGCTG TTCCGGAGACGATCGACGCCTACATCAATGCGTCTAAGACGGTGCTGAAGCAGGGCGAGCCTCTGACAGTGAACTGCACGGTGCAGGGAGTGGACCTGGTCTCCTTCTCCTGGGACTATCCCAATAGAGAC GTGGACTCCATTGAGCCTCTGACTGACATCCTATCATCCCAGAAGATGCGCTCACGCCTCATAGTCTCCAAGGTGACGCTGGCCAACACGGGCCAGTACGCGTGTCATGTCCACGAGGGTGTCCAGGACCAGAGAGCCACAGCCAACGTCAACATCACCATCCTTG AGCAAGGCTTCGTGGAGCTGAGGTCCGTCCAGGATCGTAATGTCTCGGCCCAGCTGCACCAGAACGTAGAGCTGAGGGTGGAGATTGAAGCTTACCCCCCTCCACGTGTCCGCTGGACCAAAGATGATGCCACGGTCAACGGGGACAACGTCGTAATCACCAGGCAGGAGCATGAGACCAG GTACTTCAGCACGTTGACCCTGGTGAGGATCAGGACAGAACAGAAAGGCCTCTACACCGTTCACGTCGCCAACGGAGATGACGCCAAGAAATTGACCTTTGATCTAGAGGTCAAAG TCCCCCCTCAGATCACAGACCTGTCGGACCACCACCTCCCTGGGAAGAGGCATGCCGTGACCTGTGTGGCTGAGGGGGTACCTTCCCCCACCATCCAGTGGTTCAGCTGTGACAGCATGCTCAA GTGCAGTAACCGGAGCACAGTGTGGCAGCCCCTAGTGTCAGACCCTGAGACCCTGAGCGTCCAGACCAACGTCAGCTTCAACGAGAGCCGTAAGGTGGGCCAGGTCCGCAGCCAGGTCATCTTCCACAAGCCCCAGCAGGTGAGCGTCCGCTGCGAGGCCAGCAACGAGAGAGGACTCCGCAGGAGGGACGTCAAACTGGTGTCCAGCA CTTTCTTCTCCCAGGTGGCAGTGTTGGCTGCGGTTCTAGCCCTGGTAGTCATCGTCATCATctccatcatcatcctcatcgcTGTGTGGAGGAAG AAGCCTCGCTATGAGATCAGGTGGAAGGTGATCGAGTCAGTGAGTCTGGACGGACATGAGTACATCTACGTTGACCCCATCCATCTGCCCTATGACCTTGCCTGGGAGATGCCTCGAGACAGCCTGGTGTTGG GTCGTACTCTTGGGTCCGGAGCATTCGGCAGGGTGGTCGAAGCGACCGCGTATGGTCTCGGTCATTCCCAGTCCAGCACGAAAGTGGCAGTGAAAATGCTCAAAT CCACGGCCAGGAGGAGTGAGACCCAGGCTCTAATGTCAGAGCTGAAGATCATGAGCCACCTGGGGCCTCACCTCAACATTGTCAACCTGCTGGGGGCCTGCACCAAACAAG GCCCTCTCTACCTGGTGACAGAGTACTGTCGCTATGGAGACCTGGTGGACTACTTACACAAGAACAAGCACACGTTCCTGCAGTACTACCTTGAGAAGAACCAGGAGGACTCTGGCTGCCGCATCTCTGGAGGGAGCACACCTCTCAGCCAGAGGAAAGG CTACGTGTCATTTGGCAGTGAGTGTGATGGTGGTTACATGGACATGAGTAAGGACGAGCCCACAGTGTACGTCCCCATGCAGGAGCTGAAAGACACCATCAAATACGCTGACATCCAGCCTTCTCCCTATGAGTCTCCCTATCAGCACGACCATTACCAGGAACAAG aCCAGACCACAATGGACCCTGCCCTGTTCATCAGTGACTCTACCACCCTCAGCTATACTGACCTCATCGGCTTCAGCTACCAGGTGGCCAAAGGCATGGAGTTCCTCGCCTCCAAGAAC TGTGTCCATCGTGACCTGGCCGCCAGGAACGTGTTGATCTGTGAGGGGAAACTGGTGAAGATCTGTGACTTTGGCCTAGCCAGAGACATCATGCACGATTCCAACTACATCTCCAAAGGCAGC ACATTTCTGCCCCTGAAGTGGATGGCCCCAGAGAGTATCTTCCATAACCTGTACACCACCCTGAGTGACGTGTGGTCCTACGGCATCTTGCTCTGGGAGATCTTCACCCTTG GAGGAACCCCTTACCCTGACCTTCCTATGAATGAGCTGTTCTACAGTGCCTTAAAGAGAGGCTATCGCATGGCCAAACCTAACCACGCCACAGACGAAGT TTATGAAGTCATGCAGAAGTGCTGGGATGAGAAGCATGAGAAGAGGCCAGAGTTCTCCTTTCTGGTGCACACCATGGGGAACATGCTCACTGACAGCTATAAAAAG AGATACTGCCAAGTCAACGACGAGTTCTTCAAGAGTGACCACCCGGCCGTGGTCCGAACCAAACCCaggctctcctcccccttccccacCCCAGCCAtcaccccctccaccacccctgaCACCCTCCAGGACCTCAACCCCTGCCCTCTAACTGGAGACTTTAGATCGGAGGCAGATAGAGAGGAAGTGACGACCTCCTACAATGACTACATCATTCCCATTCCGGACCCCAAGCCTCAGGAGGAAGTCTTCTCCGAGGCCAACAGCATGCCAATGGAAAGCCCCGCGAG CTCTCTGGCTCTGGAGGATGACGAGGCTGATTCCATCTCccaggagacagcagaggcagACACCATTCCAGAAGAGGAGGATCTCCATGCCAACCAGGCTCTGATTCCACTGGAATCTTCTGGAACACCGGAAGTGGAAGACAGCTTCCTATAG